GACGAGCGCGAGCGGCGCGCCGGCCGGCGGCAGCTTGCCGTCTTCCAGAAGGTCGGGCGCGGCGGCGAGGCCGAAGGCGACGGTCTTGCCCGACCCCGTCTGCGCCGACACGATCAGGTCGCGGCCGACCGCTTCGTCGGCGGTGGCCTCCGCCTGGACGGGGGTGAGGGCTTCGTACCCACGCGCAGCGAGCGCGTCGGCGAGGACGGTAGGCAGATTTTCGAACGGCATGAGGCAACCTAAATGGGAAGGACAGATAGCGCGAGCAAGGCGCTAGGAACCCGTTTCCACATGGGCTGGCAGCGACAGGCAAAGCGAACACGATCGAGAGCGGGTGGTGGAGCTGAGGGGAATCGAACCCCTGACCTCTGCAGTGCGATTGCAGCGCTCTCCCATCTGAGCTACAGCCCCGCACTCTCGAAACCGGCCACGCCTGAAGCGTCGCCGGGGCCGCTCCCTTACCGACATGCCTGCCGCAATGCAACGTCTGGACGTCGCATTTCGCGCGAGCGCACATCGGCGCGCCGACGCCTCGCTTCATCGGTTCGATACGATTTCGATCAGGAACAAATCGACCCTCTCAAGCCTTTCAGAGCCAACGTCCGCACGGAGAGGAAGAGACATCCGCCGTGCGCCCGCAACTCTCGTGCAGGAGGCTTGTCCTATGGCGAACGACCGCAATTATGATTTCCCGAACAACTACGACCGCGATTCGCAGGATTACGGGCGGGATTATGGCTCGGGACGCGACTATACCTATTCGAGCGCGCGCGAATATCGTGCCGCCGGCGAAATGAGCGGTGGTCGCGACGATCGTAACTTCCGCGGCGGCGGCACCGGCTATGGCGGCCGCGATTCTGGCAACCGCGACTATCGCCCGGACAATTGGGGTGGCCGCGAGAGCTACGGCTCGGGCAACCGCGACTATTACGGCAGCAACCGCGACCAGAACCGTGACCAGGGCCGCGAATATAATCGCGGCAGCTATGGCCAGCAGCGCTTCGGCGGCGGCAGCAGCGACTGGCACGGCTCCTACGGGCACGACGGCCACCGCTTCACCGAAACCGGCGATTACGGCCGCAACAGCTATGGCCGCGACCGCGACTGGGGCCAGCACAACGACCGCGGCGGCTGGCAGGGTCAGAACCAGAACCGCAACCAGCAGCGCGACTATGGCCGTGCGCCGCAGGGCTATGACTATCAGGAACGCGGCTTCATGGCGCGTGCCGGCGACGAGGTCCGCTCGTGGTTCGGTGACGAAGAGGCCGAGCGCCGTCGCGAGTACGACCAGCGCTATGACGAGCGCATGGGCAACACCAACGCCTATGGCCGGGACGACGATTATCACAATTGGCGCCGCGGCCAGATCGAGGCGCTCGACCGTGACTACAGCGAATATCGTCGCGAAAACGGCAAGAAGTTCGAAAGCGAATTCAGCAGCTGGCGCTCGAACCGCCAGACGCAGCGCGATTCGCTGTCGAAGGTGACCGAACATATGGAAGTCGTCGGTTCGGACGGCACGCATGTCGGTACCGTCGACAAGGTGCGCGGCGACCGCATCATCCTGACCAAGAACGACGTCGATGCCGGCGGCCGCCACCACTCGATCCCGTCGAGCTGGATCGCATCGGTCGACGACAAGGTGAAGATCACCAAGTCGTCGGACGAAGCCAAGAAGCAGTGGCGCGACGAGGAAGAATCGGCCGCGATGTTCGGCGATACCAACACGGCCAGCAACCGTGCCGGTTCGCGTGACACCGACGACAGCGGCAAGACGAACCTGAACAAAAGCTTCTCGGGCACCTACTGAGCCCAGAGCATTCGTTTCCCGTCCGTCCCAAGCCGAACGGGCCACGCAGGCGGCCCGGGCAGCGATGCCCGGGCCGTTTTTGTCAGGTCATCCCGCTCCCGCACAGGCGGAAGCACGGGGCAAGTGTCAGACCCCCACAACCCACCCGACGACTCCGGCAACCCCCAGTATCACCGGCACGACCCAAGCGCCCTTCACCCGCCACACCACGACCAGCGCCGCGACGAACAGCGCGATCGCGATGGGCAGCAGGCTTACGCGCGTTACGGTCGCCGCGCCGATCTGCACCCAGGTCGCCGCGATGATCCCGACCACCGCCGCCGCGACGCCCGCCAGCAGCCGATGGAATGCGGGCCGCTCGACGATCGCTTCCAGCCGTTCGAAGAAGATCAGCGAAAAGGCGAAGGCGGGCAGGAACATGCCGAGCGTGATCGCCACCGCCCCGCCCAGGCCCCCGGCGACATAGCCGACGAAGGTCGCGAAGATGACCAAAGGCGCCGGCAGCACGCCGGCCAGCGCGATCCCGTCCAGGAAGGTCGCATCGCTCAGCCACCCGCGCCCGACCGTATCGGCGCGGACATAGGGTATGGCGGTATAGGCACCGCCGAAGGTCAGCAGCCCGCCCTTCAGCCCCGCGACGAATAGCATCACGGTGGTGACCGCCCCAGCCGGACCCGTGGCCACGGCCGGTTGTGGCGGGACCAGGGCAAAGAGCATCGCTGCCGCAATCGTCGCCGCGATGGTCCCTGCCACCCATATCGGCCGCGCGGCGACCGCGTAGACCGCACCGCCTGCCACCAGCAGGATCGCGAAGGGCACCCCCACCAGCGTCGCGATCAGAGCCGCCGCAGCAATCGCCCACAGCCAGCGATCTTCCAGGATATGCTCACCGATCCGCACGACCGCGCGCGCGATGATGGCGAGCACCGCGATCTGCACGCCCAGCAGCGCGCCCCCCAGCACGACCTGGCCGGCGACGAACGCGGTATAGCTCCAGGCCGCCAACAGCATCAGCACGAATCCCGGCAGCATGAAGCCGAGCCCCGCGAGAAGCCCGCCCAGCCGCCCGCGCGCGACCATGCCCAGATGCACGCACAGCTCATGCGCTTCCGGCCCCGGCAAGACCTGCAGCACTGCAAGCAGTCGGTTGAATCGCGCCTTGTCGATCCACCCTTCGCGCTCGACCAGCGCCTCGCGCACCATCGCGATCTGCGCAACGGGTCCGCCGAAAGCGAGGCAGCCGAAGCGCAGGAATTTCAGGAACAGCGCCGTCAGGCCGATGGCCGGGGGACGGACGGGGGCAGTTATCGTGGAGCCAGGATCAGCGGTGGCAGTCTCGATCGTCATACACGCTCCCAAAGGCCGCAGGCGCGACCGGTGGAGCGGAACTTGGACGGTCGCCGTCTGAACGGGCGTCCGCGTGAATGGCCCGTGATCGCGAAGATATGCCGGCACGGGAGCGAAGGTCAATCGGGGACAATTGCCTTCTGGACCTCGTCACGCTTGTCGAAGCCCCTGTCGATGAGGCACCCCCTCTCGATATGCTTGGGGCGAACGGCGTGAAGTTCGTCCGATCGATGGGAAGGAAGACCATGCAACCCCCGATCCGCTGGGGAATGATCGGCTGCGGCGACGTGACCGAACGCAAGAGTGGTCCCGCCTATCGGCTGGCGACAGGATCGACGCTGGCCGGGGTCGCCGCGCGCCGGCCCGAAGCAGCGGCCGACTATGCCCGCCGGCACGGCGTGCCGCGAGTCTTCGACGATATCGGCGCGATGATCGAATCAGCCGATATCGACGCGGTCTATGTCGCGACCCCGCCCGACAGCCACGCCGATTATGCGCTGGCGGTTGCTGCGGCCGGCAAACCATGTTGCGTCGAAAAGCCGATCGCACCGAATTCTATCGCGGCGCAGCGCATGGTCGCCGCCTTCGACGCCGCCCGGCGGCCGCTGTTCGTCGCGTATTACCGCCGCGCTCTGCCGCGGTTCGACCAGGTTCGCCACTGGCTGAGCGCCGACGCGATCGGCGCAGTTCGCCATGTCCAGTGGACGCTCACCCGTGCGGCGAAGCCGCCCGAAGCCGGCGGCTGGCGCGTCGCTCCGGAAACGGCGCCGGGCGGCTATTTCGACGACCTTGCCTGCCACGGGCTCGACCTGTTCGACGACTTGCTAGGCCCGATCGCCGGTGCATCGGGTGTCACGCACAACCAGACGGGGATAGGCCGCGTTCCTGATGCGGTCGCCGCATCGTGGCGACACGACAGCGGCGTGACGGGCACCGGCATATGGAATTTCGCGAGCGATGGCGTTCGCGATGCGGTGACGATCATCGGCGACCGCGGTCAGATCGACTTCGCGATCTTCGACGAAGCGGACGTGACGCTCCGCTCGACCGAGACGACCGCGAGCGTCGCGATCGCCAACCCCGATCCGATCCAGCTTCACCATGTCGAGCGCATGACTGCGCAATTGCTCGGCGGCCCGGCCTATTCCGCAACCGGCCATGCGGCGATACGGACCGCGCGCGTGATGGATGCGATCCTGGGGGTTGGCGAAGAACGGCTCTGACGTTTCAGATCGCCCCCGAGAACGTGTCGCACTGCGCGGGATCGCCCGTATCCAGCCCACGCTTCAGCCAGCGGACGCGTTCGGCGGACGATCCGTGGGTGAAGCTGTCGGGCACCACCGCGCCGCCGCTCTGGCGTTGCAGCGTGTCGTCGCCGATCGCGTTCGCCGCGGTCAGGCCTTCCTCGATGTCGCCGGGTTCCAGCCGACCGCTCAAACGCGCCCAGACACCGGCGTAGCAGTCCGCCTGGAGTTCGAGGCGGACGGAGGCGGCGTTGCCCGCGCGCTGATCGCCGCTGCGCTGAATCTGCGACACGCGCTGCGCGGCGCCGGTCAGGTTCTGGATATGGTGGCCGACCTCATGCGCGATGACATAGGCCTGCGCCGCGTCGCCCTTCGCACCGAAGCGGTTCGACAATTCGTTAAAGAAGGTGGTGTCCAGATAGAGGTTGTTGTCCGCCGGGCAGTAGAACGGCCCCGCTGTCGCTGACGCTTGGCCGCAGCCCGATCGCACGCCGCCCTGATAGAAACTGAGCGTCGGCGCCTGATAGCGCTGACCGTTCTGCGCGAAGATGCGCTCCCACACCTGCTCGGTCGACCCGAGCACGCGACACGACAGCAGACGATCCTCGGTGTTGCAGACCTGCGCACCCGACTGGCCCGCCGTCGTCGATCCGCCGGTGCGCTGGCCGCCGCCGCCACCGGTCAGCGAGCCGAGCCCGCCTGAGAACAGCAGGAAGGCGCCGACGATGCCGATCAGCACCAGCGACCCGCAGCCCATCCGCCCGCGAAACAGGAACGGCAACAACAGACCGAGGATCGGAATCCCCCCGCCGCCGCCACCGGAGCCGAGATCACGGACGTTGTCGCTGGGATCGAGATCGTCGAGACGCATCGCGCCTGCCCCCTGTTCGTTGTTCGGCGTTCGTTTCTTGTCCGTCACATAATGCTTGGACGCGTGTGGAGGTTGCAACCATCCGCGCCGGGAGCCATTGAGGGCGCCGATGGCCGACGCCGATCCCCGCCGCAACGTCCGCACGCGCGACGCCGCGCTGCCGCTGCCCGACTGCGTGGCGCTGGTGCTGCAGGGCGGCGGCGCGCTCGGCAGCTATCAGGCGGGCGTGATCGAGGCGCTGGCGGACA
The nucleotide sequence above comes from Roseomonas aeriglobus. Encoded proteins:
- a CDS encoding DUF2171 domain-containing protein, translated to MANDRNYDFPNNYDRDSQDYGRDYGSGRDYTYSSAREYRAAGEMSGGRDDRNFRGGGTGYGGRDSGNRDYRPDNWGGRESYGSGNRDYYGSNRDQNRDQGREYNRGSYGQQRFGGGSSDWHGSYGHDGHRFTETGDYGRNSYGRDRDWGQHNDRGGWQGQNQNRNQQRDYGRAPQGYDYQERGFMARAGDEVRSWFGDEEAERRREYDQRYDERMGNTNAYGRDDDYHNWRRGQIEALDRDYSEYRRENGKKFESEFSSWRSNRQTQRDSLSKVTEHMEVVGSDGTHVGTVDKVRGDRIILTKNDVDAGGRHHSIPSSWIASVDDKVKITKSSDEAKKQWRDEEESAAMFGDTNTASNRAGSRDTDDSGKTNLNKSFSGTY
- the chrA gene encoding chromate efflux transporter translates to MTIETATADPGSTITAPVRPPAIGLTALFLKFLRFGCLAFGGPVAQIAMVREALVEREGWIDKARFNRLLAVLQVLPGPEAHELCVHLGMVARGRLGGLLAGLGFMLPGFVLMLLAAWSYTAFVAGQVVLGGALLGVQIAVLAIIARAVVRIGEHILEDRWLWAIAAAALIATLVGVPFAILLVAGGAVYAVAARPIWVAGTIAATIAAAMLFALVPPQPAVATGPAGAVTTVMLFVAGLKGGLLTFGGAYTAIPYVRADTVGRGWLSDATFLDGIALAGVLPAPLVIFATFVGYVAGGLGGAVAITLGMFLPAFAFSLIFFERLEAIVERPAFHRLLAGVAAAVVGIIAATWVQIGAATVTRVSLLPIAIALFVAALVVVWRVKGAWVVPVILGVAGVVGWVVGV
- a CDS encoding Gfo/Idh/MocA family oxidoreductase, producing MQPPIRWGMIGCGDVTERKSGPAYRLATGSTLAGVAARRPEAAADYARRHGVPRVFDDIGAMIESADIDAVYVATPPDSHADYALAVAAAGKPCCVEKPIAPNSIAAQRMVAAFDAARRPLFVAYYRRALPRFDQVRHWLSADAIGAVRHVQWTLTRAAKPPEAGGWRVAPETAPGGYFDDLACHGLDLFDDLLGPIAGASGVTHNQTGIGRVPDAVAASWRHDSGVTGTGIWNFASDGVRDAVTIIGDRGQIDFAIFDEADVTLRSTETTASVAIANPDPIQLHHVERMTAQLLGGPAYSATGHAAIRTARVMDAILGVGEERL
- a CDS encoding neutral zinc metallopeptidase, with amino-acid sequence MRLDDLDPSDNVRDLGSGGGGGGIPILGLLLPFLFRGRMGCGSLVLIGIVGAFLLFSGGLGSLTGGGGGQRTGGSTTAGQSGAQVCNTEDRLLSCRVLGSTEQVWERIFAQNGQRYQAPTLSFYQGGVRSGCGQASATAGPFYCPADNNLYLDTTFFNELSNRFGAKGDAAQAYVIAHEVGHHIQNLTGAAQRVSQIQRSGDQRAGNAASVRLELQADCYAGVWARLSGRLEPGDIEEGLTAANAIGDDTLQRQSGGAVVPDSFTHGSSAERVRWLKRGLDTGDPAQCDTFSGAI